A window from uncultured Desulfobacter sp. encodes these proteins:
- a CDS encoding acyl-CoA dehydratase activase — MIFAGIDIGSRSIELALVEDNQIIETRQTDTGFDPISQAKKVLDGVQFDQIMATGYGRNLFEVAFDDASTVTEIKAHAAGVRVEFPETLAILDIGGQDSKSIRLNEQGRVVKFEMNDRCAAGTGKFLEIMANNLGFSLEEFGPAALAAQKDLQINSMCTVFAESEVTSLIAKGQDRQEIARGLHLSVVKRAVGMLNRVGAQGPIVFSGGVAQNPCMVQMVSDALEKEVLVPEHPQMMGALGAAIILAAKR, encoded by the coding sequence ATGATTTTTGCAGGTATTGATATTGGTTCCAGGAGCATTGAACTGGCACTAGTTGAAGACAATCAAATAATTGAAACCCGTCAGACCGATACCGGGTTTGACCCCATTTCCCAGGCTAAGAAGGTGCTGGACGGGGTTCAATTTGACCAGATCATGGCCACAGGATATGGGCGCAACCTTTTTGAAGTGGCGTTTGATGATGCATCAACGGTCACTGAGATAAAAGCCCATGCCGCTGGAGTCCGGGTGGAGTTTCCTGAAACCCTCGCCATTCTGGATATCGGCGGCCAGGACAGTAAGTCCATCCGGCTCAACGAACAGGGCCGGGTGGTGAAATTTGAAATGAACGACCGGTGTGCGGCAGGTACGGGCAAATTCCTTGAAATCATGGCCAATAATCTGGGATTTTCCCTGGAAGAATTCGGCCCGGCCGCCCTGGCAGCCCAAAAGGATCTTCAAATCAACAGCATGTGCACTGTTTTCGCAGAGTCTGAAGTGACATCGCTTATTGCCAAGGGCCAGGATCGCCAGGAGATTGCCCGGGGACTGCACCTGAGTGTGGTCAAACGCGCCGTGGGCATGCTGAACCGCGTGGGAGCCCAGGGTCCCATCGTATTTTCCGGCGGGGTGGCACAAAACCCCTGCATGGTGCAAATGGTGTCAGATGCCCTTGAAAAAGAGGTTCTTGTCCCCGAACATCCCCAGATGATGGGCGCTTTGGGTGCAGCCATCATCTTGGCCGCAAAACGATAA
- a CDS encoding double-cubane-cluster-containing anaerobic reductase: protein MSEDYTSMWESLGMDLKAHDALLEVLEQGYKDIYLAQKNRPEGMGYFDFVMSEVHGLRIKELLDEKKQNRKIIGSYCVFVPEEIALAGGATLIGLCSGADFAVEEVEKHLPRNTCSLIKSSFGFKLGKVCPYLEASDMIVGENTCDGKKKAYEIFGGMVDNFYVMDLPQVKSAQGRALLKQEFDRFKAAVEELTGNIITVESLKEGIKVVNAKRAAMHRLATLRKADPAPISGLDALLANQVFFYDNPARFTESVNKICDELEGRIKENQGVFPGKTPRILISGCPMAVPNWKLPWIIESSGAVIVGEESCVGERGTRNLIDESGKSLEELMEAITDRYFKVDCAIFTPNQERSDHIVEMAKNYGADGVIHYGLQFCQPYIMESIPVENKLEKLGIPCMRIETDYGMEDVGQLKTRVEAFIEQIAD from the coding sequence ATGAGCGAAGATTATACGTCCATGTGGGAAAGCCTTGGCATGGATTTAAAAGCCCATGACGCACTGCTTGAAGTTTTAGAGCAGGGCTACAAGGACATTTACCTGGCCCAGAAAAATCGCCCCGAAGGCATGGGGTATTTTGATTTTGTGATGAGCGAGGTCCATGGGTTGCGGATCAAAGAGCTTTTAGACGAAAAAAAACAAAACCGCAAAATCATCGGCAGCTATTGCGTATTCGTCCCCGAAGAGATTGCCCTTGCAGGCGGCGCCACACTGATCGGGTTATGTTCCGGTGCTGATTTTGCCGTTGAAGAAGTTGAAAAACATCTGCCCAGAAACACCTGCTCATTAATTAAATCTTCCTTTGGTTTTAAGCTTGGCAAGGTTTGCCCCTACCTTGAAGCCTCAGATATGATCGTTGGGGAAAACACCTGCGACGGCAAGAAAAAAGCCTATGAAATTTTTGGCGGCATGGTGGACAACTTTTATGTCATGGATCTGCCCCAGGTCAAATCAGCCCAGGGCCGGGCGCTTCTCAAACAGGAATTTGATCGGTTTAAAGCCGCTGTGGAAGAATTGACCGGGAACATAATCACCGTGGAATCCCTTAAAGAAGGCATTAAAGTAGTTAATGCCAAGCGGGCCGCCATGCACCGGCTGGCAACATTGCGCAAGGCTGACCCTGCACCCATTTCAGGGCTTGACGCACTGTTGGCCAATCAGGTTTTCTTTTATGACAACCCGGCTCGGTTTACCGAGTCCGTCAACAAAATATGTGATGAACTTGAAGGCCGGATCAAAGAAAACCAGGGCGTATTTCCTGGTAAAACCCCGAGAATTCTCATCTCCGGCTGTCCCATGGCTGTACCCAACTGGAAACTGCCCTGGATTATTGAATCCAGCGGTGCCGTGATTGTGGGCGAAGAATCCTGCGTGGGCGAACGGGGCACCCGGAACCTTATTGATGAGTCCGGCAAAAGCTTGGAAGAACTGATGGAGGCCATCACGGACCGGTATTTCAAAGTAGACTGCGCAATTTTCACCCCCAACCAGGAACGCAGCGACCACATTGTTGAAATGGCCAAGAATTATGGCGCAGACGGTGTGATCCATTACGGGCTTCAGTTCTGCCAGCCGTATATCATGGAATCCATTCCTGTGGAAAACAAACTTGAAAAATTAGGCATTCCATGTATGAGGATTGAAACCGATTACGGCATGGAGGATGTGGGGCAGTTAAAGACAAGAGTAGAAGCCTTCATCGAACAGATAGCGGATTGA